In Listeria monocytogenes, the following proteins share a genomic window:
- a CDS encoding DUF5068 domain-containing protein — MKKRIIILAVLVVLLIGGVVAGVYASGNSAKDNNKDNESKTTAKKTTSTPKKTTDTEKKETTTKDSVTDDKGVVTKGSSDVEKNAPAKSNSSATDKSSSPATPAFSLSTSGFKTSNVSSVLGGTVTTTYLSSSPSFEKIFENLTIEVNQYKVEHVVGANKAVSASNPESYLANKNGYVITLDISVKNTSSKDKMYKADQITLIGANEFVGGSLDNFVPSNFHLIGSKADPNIFTAGKTARGLLTFTMTESVYNDLAADSKIGVPNPDKFDASVSEAKAGDDVIAAFPVK, encoded by the coding sequence ATGAAAAAACGTATAATTATTCTCGCAGTATTAGTGGTACTTCTTATCGGAGGTGTTGTGGCCGGTGTTTATGCAAGTGGAAACTCCGCAAAAGACAACAACAAAGACAATGAAAGCAAAACAACAGCTAAAAAAACCACATCTACACCTAAGAAAACAACTGACACAGAGAAAAAAGAAACAACAACCAAAGACTCGGTTACAGATGACAAGGGCGTAGTGACAAAAGGAAGCTCAGATGTAGAAAAAAATGCACCAGCCAAAAGTAACAGCAGTGCAACAGACAAAAGCAGTAGTCCAGCTACACCGGCCTTTTCGTTGTCTACTTCAGGCTTCAAAACATCCAATGTATCGTCCGTTCTTGGTGGAACCGTAACAACAACTTACTTGTCGAGTTCTCCATCATTCGAAAAAATCTTTGAAAATTTAACGATTGAAGTGAATCAATACAAAGTAGAACATGTTGTTGGTGCGAATAAAGCAGTTAGCGCGAGTAATCCAGAAAGCTATTTAGCGAATAAAAATGGCTATGTAATCACATTAGACATTTCCGTTAAAAATACTTCTTCTAAAGATAAAATGTACAAAGCAGACCAAATTACACTCATTGGTGCAAATGAATTTGTCGGAGGAAGCTTAGATAATTTTGTACCTTCTAACTTTCATCTTATAGGAAGTAAAGCGGATCCAAATATTTTCACAGCTGGAAAAACAGCTCGCGGACTTCTTACTTTCACGATGACAGAATCTGTATACAATGATTTGGCGGCTGATTCAAAAATTGGTGTGCCAAACCCGGATAAATTTGATGCAAGCGTTTCTGAAGCCAAAGCAGGCGATGATGTTATTGCTGCATTCCCAGTAAAATAA
- a CDS encoding YlaI family protein, whose protein sequence is MNAKCILCERVDELDNREFKTKQLRNKPIRMYLCPECEHRVAINTISRVNSGHFNFHKPVVMSNSELKNLIESTGK, encoded by the coding sequence ATGAATGCAAAATGTATTCTATGCGAACGTGTAGATGAACTAGACAATCGCGAATTTAAAACAAAACAATTACGTAACAAACCTATTAGAATGTATTTATGTCCTGAATGTGAACATCGAGTAGCTATTAATACGATCAGTCGCGTTAATTCTGGCCATTTCAATTTTCATAAACCAGTAGTAATGTCGAATAGTGAGTTAAAGAATTTAATAGAAAGTACTGGAAAATAA
- a CDS encoding magnesium transporter CorA family protein, which translates to MHQIFKSDENGKLIELEEVTRNCWINIVAPTSEEINKIADNYEIPLEFLEDPLDKDESARIERDDDSDSVLIVCDFPVVDEDDIHYASFETIPMGIIITKDYFITICTIDSSIVQSFIRNRIKGFYTHMKTRFALQILYMISTTFLRHLKRLNRQTDEIEKELHESMKNKQLYDLMGIEKSLVYFVTALKSNKVVLDKMMRQNIVKMYEEDQDLLEDVIIENRQGIEMAEVHSNILSGMMDAYASIISNNMNIVMKFLTSFTIILTIPTMVFSFYGMNVKLPFMNTPMAWMLTLGFAFGIAGALAIVFWRRKFF; encoded by the coding sequence ATGCATCAAATTTTCAAATCAGATGAAAACGGCAAATTAATTGAATTAGAAGAAGTGACACGCAATTGTTGGATTAATATTGTTGCGCCAACTTCCGAAGAAATTAACAAAATTGCCGATAACTACGAAATTCCACTAGAGTTCTTAGAAGATCCACTAGATAAAGATGAAAGTGCCCGGATTGAACGCGATGACGATTCTGATTCCGTTTTAATCGTCTGTGACTTTCCGGTAGTTGATGAAGATGATATTCATTACGCTTCATTTGAAACCATTCCAATGGGGATAATTATTACAAAGGATTATTTTATTACAATTTGTACGATTGATTCTTCTATTGTACAGTCATTTATTAGAAACCGTATTAAGGGCTTTTATACACATATGAAAACACGATTTGCCCTACAAATTCTATATATGATTTCAACTACTTTCCTGCGTCACTTAAAACGCTTGAATCGTCAAACAGATGAAATCGAAAAAGAACTACATGAATCCATGAAAAACAAACAACTATATGATTTAATGGGGATTGAAAAAAGTTTAGTTTACTTTGTAACAGCCCTTAAATCGAATAAAGTCGTACTTGATAAAATGATGCGTCAAAATATCGTTAAAATGTACGAGGAAGATCAAGATTTACTAGAAGATGTTATTATTGAAAATCGTCAGGGTATCGAAATGGCGGAAGTTCATTCGAATATTTTAAGTGGGATGATGGATGCTTATGCTTCAATTATCTCCAACAATATGAATATCGTGATGAAATTTCTCACCTCTTTCACCATCATTCTAACGATTCCAACAATGGTGTTTAGTTTTTACGGAATGAACGTAAAATTACCGTTTATGAATACACCAATGGCTTGGATGCTGACGCTCGGTTTCGCATTTGGGATTGCAGGAGCACTTGCGATTGTGTTCTGGCGGAGGAAATTCTTTTAA
- a CDS encoding FtsW/RodA/SpoVE family cell cycle protein — MFKRILKSYDYAFIAVFIVLCLFGIIMIYSASWSLAIGKGLPADYFYDRQVKNFIISFIFFVLFALLPFKFYQNNKVLMLIVFGSIGVLLLIFLVGKTVNNANSWLVLGPRSLQPGEFAKLAVIIYMSAIYAKKQSYIDDFNRGVLPPIFFLAFVCFLIAIQPDTGTAFIIFLVGCCIIIASGMRLRTIMKLIGIGMGIIVGLTLILFALPDDVRNEIVSPTKVARITTFMNPFEYADKEGHQLINSFYAIGSGGVSGQGLGESVQKLGYLPEAHTDFIIAVVAEELGVFGVMFIILALFFIIFKTITTGLRAKDPFASLMCYGIASLIAIQAFINLGGASGLIPLTGVTLPFISYGGSSLMVLSMMLGIVANISMFTKYQRVYKSDGSKQEQPKKPRRR, encoded by the coding sequence ATGTTTAAACGAATTTTAAAATCTTATGATTATGCATTTATAGCGGTATTTATCGTGCTATGTTTATTTGGGATTATTATGATCTATAGTGCCAGCTGGTCTTTAGCAATTGGTAAGGGTTTACCAGCAGATTATTTTTATGATCGTCAGGTAAAGAACTTTATAATTAGTTTTATTTTCTTCGTTCTTTTTGCTCTTTTACCATTTAAATTTTATCAAAATAATAAAGTGTTAATGTTAATTGTATTTGGATCCATCGGTGTCTTATTGCTAATTTTCTTAGTGGGTAAAACGGTAAATAATGCGAACAGTTGGCTTGTTTTAGGACCGCGTTCTCTTCAACCAGGAGAATTTGCGAAATTAGCCGTAATTATTTACATGTCTGCCATCTATGCGAAGAAACAAAGTTACATCGATGATTTTAACCGTGGTGTTTTACCACCAATATTCTTTTTAGCATTTGTATGTTTCTTGATTGCCATCCAGCCAGATACTGGGACAGCATTTATTATTTTCTTAGTAGGTTGTTGTATTATCATTGCTTCTGGGATGCGACTTCGAACGATTATGAAATTAATTGGAATTGGTATGGGTATTATTGTTGGGCTCACGCTCATTCTATTTGCTCTACCTGATGATGTGAGAAATGAGATTGTTTCTCCAACAAAAGTAGCTCGTATTACGACTTTTATGAATCCTTTTGAATATGCGGATAAAGAAGGGCACCAGTTAATTAATTCCTTCTATGCGATTGGCTCTGGTGGTGTTTCTGGACAAGGACTTGGCGAAAGTGTTCAAAAACTTGGTTACCTACCGGAAGCTCATACCGATTTTATTATTGCGGTTGTTGCAGAAGAATTAGGTGTGTTCGGTGTGATGTTTATTATTTTGGCACTGTTCTTCATTATCTTTAAGACTATCACGACAGGGCTCAGGGCGAAGGATCCATTTGCCTCTTTAATGTGCTACGGGATTGCGAGTTTGATTGCGATTCAAGCATTTATTAATCTGGGTGGAGCAAGTGGCCTTATCCCACTTACTGGGGTAACGTTGCCATTTATTAGTTATGGTGGATCTTCCTTGATGGTACTATCGATGATGCTTGGTATCGTGGCGAATATTTCAATGTTTACTAAATACCAACGTGTTTACAAGTCTGATGGCTCGAAGCAAGAGCAACCAAAGAAACCAAGAAGACGTTAA
- a CDS encoding DsbA family protein, giving the protein MDISQIKAEVVTPETGIHVGDQTAPVKVMSFVNLRCPFCREWNEKSKDVLTEYIQAGKIELIIKPFDKEKESLQRGNVTHRYLDYSKPEETRETINKIYSKQDEWGSLTLPEVATYMESELGLTEQDNKAASEKIVAEANAANVVFVPTVIVGEHIFDEHISPEELRSLLDGELAK; this is encoded by the coding sequence ATGGATATTAGTCAAATTAAAGCAGAAGTAGTAACACCGGAAACAGGGATACACGTAGGAGATCAAACTGCGCCAGTAAAAGTAATGTCATTCGTTAACTTACGTTGCCCATTTTGTAGAGAATGGAATGAAAAATCTAAAGACGTTCTAACGGAATATATTCAAGCAGGGAAAATTGAATTAATCATTAAACCATTTGATAAAGAAAAAGAATCGTTACAACGAGGAAATGTAACGCATCGCTACTTAGATTATTCCAAACCAGAAGAAACCCGTGAAACAATCAATAAAATATATAGTAAGCAAGATGAATGGGGTAGCCTAACGCTTCCTGAAGTAGCTACTTATATGGAATCCGAGTTAGGTTTAACAGAGCAAGACAACAAAGCGGCATCAGAAAAAATTGTTGCTGAGGCAAACGCGGCAAATGTTGTTTTTGTACCAACTGTTATTGTGGGTGAACATATTTTTGATGAGCACATTAGTCCTGAAGAATTACGTTCGTTGCTAGACGGCGAATTAGCTAAATAA
- the typA gene encoding translational GTPase TypA: protein MNLRNDIRNVAIIAHVDHGKTTLVDQLLRQSGTFRDNETVAERAMDNNDLERERGITILAKNTAIKYEDTRVNIMDTPGHADFGGEVERIMKMVDGVLLVVDAYEGTMPQTRFVLKKALEQDLTPIVVVNKIDRDFARPEEVVDEVLELFIELGANDDQLEFPVVYASAINGTSSYDSDPAEQKETMKPLLDTIIEHIPAPVDNSDEPLQFQVSLLDYNDYVGRIGIGRVFRGTMHVGQTVALIKLDGTVKQFRVTKMFGFFGLKRDEIKEAKAGDLVALAGMEDIFVGETVTPFDHQEALPLLRIDEPTLQMTFVTNNSPFAGREGKHVTSRKIEERLLAELQTDVSLRVEPTASPDAWVVSGRGELHLSILIETMRREGYELQVSKPEVIIREIDGVKCEPVEDVQIDTPEEFMGSVIESISQRKGEMKNMINDGNGQVRLQFMVPARGLIGYTTDFLSMTRGYGIINHTFDSYQPIQKGRVGGRSRGVLVSMETGKSTTYGTMQVEDRGTIFVEPGTDIYEGMIVGENNREGDIAVNIVKAKQMTNIRSANKDQTNVIKKPRHLSLEESLEFLNEDEYCEVTPESIRLRKKILNKNEREKAAKRSKTAE, encoded by the coding sequence TTGAATTTAAGAAATGATATTCGTAATGTAGCAATTATTGCCCACGTTGACCATGGTAAAACAACTCTAGTAGACCAATTATTACGCCAGTCAGGCACATTCCGCGACAATGAAACAGTTGCAGAACGCGCAATGGACAACAATGATTTAGAAAGAGAACGCGGTATTACAATTTTAGCGAAAAATACAGCGATTAAGTATGAAGATACACGTGTAAACATCATGGATACACCTGGACACGCCGATTTCGGTGGAGAAGTAGAACGTATCATGAAAATGGTTGATGGTGTTCTTTTAGTAGTGGACGCGTATGAAGGTACTATGCCTCAAACACGTTTTGTACTAAAAAAAGCACTAGAACAAGACCTAACACCAATCGTTGTTGTTAACAAAATTGACCGTGATTTTGCTCGCCCTGAAGAAGTTGTAGATGAAGTATTAGAATTATTCATCGAATTAGGTGCAAATGACGATCAATTAGAATTCCCAGTTGTTTATGCTTCTGCAATTAACGGAACTTCAAGTTATGATTCCGATCCAGCAGAACAAAAAGAAACAATGAAACCACTTTTAGACACTATTATCGAGCATATTCCAGCTCCAGTTGATAATAGCGACGAACCATTACAATTCCAAGTATCTTTACTTGATTATAATGACTATGTAGGTCGTATCGGTATTGGCCGTGTATTCCGCGGAACAATGCACGTAGGACAAACAGTTGCCTTAATTAAACTTGATGGCACAGTAAAACAATTCCGTGTAACGAAAATGTTCGGTTTCTTCGGACTAAAACGTGACGAAATTAAAGAAGCAAAAGCTGGTGATTTAGTAGCACTTGCTGGTATGGAAGACATCTTCGTTGGTGAAACAGTAACACCATTTGATCACCAAGAAGCACTTCCATTACTACGTATTGATGAGCCAACTTTGCAAATGACTTTTGTAACAAATAACAGTCCTTTCGCTGGTCGTGAAGGTAAACACGTAACAAGCCGTAAAATTGAAGAACGCTTACTTGCAGAACTTCAAACAGACGTATCTTTACGCGTAGAGCCAACAGCTTCTCCAGATGCTTGGGTAGTTTCTGGTCGGGGTGAGCTTCATTTATCCATTTTGATTGAAACAATGCGTCGCGAAGGTTATGAATTACAAGTTTCTAAACCAGAAGTAATCATCCGCGAAATTGATGGCGTGAAATGTGAACCAGTGGAAGACGTTCAAATTGATACTCCAGAAGAATTCATGGGATCTGTTATTGAATCTATCAGCCAACGTAAAGGTGAAATGAAAAACATGATTAACGACGGTAATGGCCAAGTTCGTTTACAATTCATGGTTCCAGCTCGTGGCTTAATCGGATATACAACTGATTTCCTTTCAATGACTCGTGGTTATGGTATTATCAACCATACATTCGATAGCTATCAACCAATCCAAAAAGGACGCGTTGGTGGACGTAGCCGTGGTGTACTTGTATCCATGGAAACAGGTAAATCTACTACTTACGGTACGATGCAAGTAGAAGACCGTGGTACTATTTTTGTAGAACCTGGTACGGATATTTACGAAGGTATGATCGTTGGGGAAAACAATCGTGAAGGCGATATCGCTGTAAACATTGTTAAAGCAAAACAAATGACTAACATTCGTTCTGCAAACAAAGACCAAACAAACGTAATCAAAAAACCTCGTCATCTATCACTAGAAGAATCATTAGAATTCCTAAACGAAGATGAGTACTGTGAAGTAACACCAGAATCCATCCGTTTACGTAAAAAAATTCTAAACAAAAACGAACGTGAAAAAGCAGCAAAACGTTCAAAAACTGCTGAATAA
- a CDS encoding inositol monophosphatase family protein, translating into MDSEKIDYLARLWIMEAAAKIKQSFKETLDIDVKSGRNDLVTNMDKETEAFFVKQIKEHFPDHRLFGEEGMAADVTDLDGIVWILDPIDGTLNFVEQQRDFAISLAVYENGVGRLAYIYDVTRDELYFGEKGKGATVNGRTIPKLDPTVDLEDALLIANLSVTRKFPTMWEAVKASRGLRLHGAASLEYMDVATGRAGAYLSANLAPWDIAAGKIIIEELGGKVTRINGEKMNMLEKGSSIVAAPKIHQTLLDNYLP; encoded by the coding sequence ATGGACAGCGAAAAAATAGATTATTTAGCAAGGTTATGGATCATGGAAGCCGCAGCGAAAATCAAACAATCTTTCAAAGAAACATTAGACATTGATGTAAAATCCGGTCGAAATGATTTAGTAACCAATATGGATAAAGAAACCGAAGCTTTTTTTGTTAAACAAATTAAAGAGCACTTTCCAGACCATCGTTTGTTTGGTGAAGAAGGCATGGCGGCGGATGTAACAGATTTAGATGGCATCGTTTGGATACTTGATCCAATTGATGGAACACTGAACTTCGTCGAACAGCAACGTGACTTCGCAATTTCTCTCGCAGTATATGAAAATGGAGTAGGGCGACTAGCTTATATTTATGATGTTACGCGCGACGAATTATACTTTGGAGAAAAAGGAAAAGGTGCTACAGTAAATGGCAGAACCATTCCTAAACTAGATCCAACCGTAGACTTAGAAGATGCACTATTAATTGCTAATTTAAGTGTAACTAGAAAATTTCCGACTATGTGGGAGGCGGTAAAAGCTTCTAGAGGATTACGATTACACGGAGCAGCCTCACTAGAATATATGGATGTTGCTACAGGTCGAGCGGGAGCATATCTTTCTGCTAATTTAGCTCCGTGGGACATTGCAGCTGGAAAAATTATCATCGAAGAATTAGGCGGAAAAGTGACAAGAATTAACGGCGAAAAAATGAATATGTTAGAAAAAGGAAGTTCGATCGTAGCGGCACCGAAAATTCATCAAACACTATTAGATAACTACCTGCCTTAA
- a CDS encoding UPF0223 family protein — protein MEYSYPLNPDWTTEEMTIVVQFLEAIERAYEKGIDTQELKDKYRAFKHVVPAKGEEKRIGIDFEKASGYSAYKVMQLVKNATTSKIKMQP, from the coding sequence ATGGAATACAGTTATCCACTAAATCCAGACTGGACAACCGAAGAGATGACGATTGTTGTACAATTTTTAGAAGCTATCGAACGAGCATACGAAAAAGGTATTGATACGCAAGAACTCAAAGACAAATACCGTGCTTTCAAGCATGTAGTACCTGCTAAAGGAGAAGAAAAACGGATTGGTATCGACTTTGAAAAAGCAAGCGGCTATTCGGCCTATAAAGTCATGCAACTCGTAAAAAACGCAACTACTAGCAAAATAAAAATGCAACCATAA
- a CDS encoding YktB family protein yields the protein MTFKGFSKKDFKTMQIPGLEARMSGIQTDIQPKFRAVGEELTTYLSAKLGDEMFLHIARHQRRSVNPPESTWLAICHDKRGYKKHPHFQVGLFDNYLFIWLAFIYENEESKKIANRFLKEKKLLADLPDSFAISPDHTEEKTYPVHDGQLKATLERFRDVKKGEFLVGKIYLPDDSHLSPGKDFIKEAEMVLDELIPLYKASLQ from the coding sequence ATGACTTTTAAAGGATTTAGTAAGAAAGATTTTAAAACAATGCAAATTCCTGGGCTTGAAGCACGTATGAGCGGAATTCAAACGGATATCCAACCAAAATTCAGAGCTGTTGGGGAAGAATTGACTACTTATTTAAGTGCCAAACTAGGCGATGAAATGTTTTTACATATTGCTCGTCACCAAAGGCGTTCAGTTAATCCACCCGAAAGCACTTGGCTGGCCATTTGCCATGATAAACGTGGATATAAAAAGCACCCTCATTTCCAAGTGGGTCTATTCGATAATTATTTATTCATTTGGCTCGCTTTTATTTATGAAAATGAAGAGAGCAAGAAAATCGCTAATCGCTTTTTGAAAGAAAAGAAATTACTGGCTGATTTACCGGATAGCTTTGCCATTTCCCCAGATCACACTGAGGAAAAGACGTATCCGGTACACGACGGACAACTAAAGGCAACGCTTGAACGGTTCCGTGATGTGAAAAAAGGAGAATTCTTAGTTGGGAAAATTTATCTACCAGATGATAGCCATTTATCCCCAGGGAAAGACTTCATTAAAGAGGCAGAAATGGTCCTTGACGAGCTAATTCCGCTCTATAAGGCTTCCCTTCAATAA
- a CDS encoding malate dehydrogenase: MPSKKKKIVVIGRSNLQNLYIHTVLFKKLTAEIYLVDDQAKTSVQDFNYASYYHADATIHAGTFNECRNADIVVFFQEEMSNALFSKEDNVTLIKDKVKKMMATGFGGNVLVATAESNVVAALIKRFSGLPANQIITLGTMLATSYFQVEIAQLFKVSPKNVHGYIIGDNAEDVIPVWSRAFLGGKPILSYLAEEQKRITAENLQSLTKMITKIPDFPFENKDGCTFHYSTVTVLAELTEVILRDEARVLTVGVEVKEAYGLESPVFISVPAVIGAEGVRELLELNLSDDEQKELKQIATKTTEKLEILQLNKGGIS, encoded by the coding sequence ATGCCATCTAAGAAGAAAAAAATTGTCGTTATCGGCAGAAGTAATCTACAAAATCTCTACATTCATACAGTTCTTTTTAAAAAATTAACGGCCGAGATATACTTGGTTGATGATCAAGCAAAAACAAGCGTACAAGATTTTAACTATGCGAGTTACTACCACGCAGATGCGACCATTCACGCAGGAACTTTCAATGAGTGTCGTAATGCAGATATAGTCGTCTTTTTTCAAGAAGAAATGTCGAATGCTTTGTTCTCAAAAGAAGATAATGTCACGCTAATCAAAGATAAAGTGAAGAAAATGATGGCGACTGGCTTTGGAGGGAATGTGCTAGTAGCAACTGCTGAGAGTAATGTCGTTGCCGCGCTAATTAAACGTTTCTCTGGCTTACCTGCAAATCAAATTATTACACTTGGTACCATGCTTGCAACATCCTATTTTCAAGTGGAAATTGCTCAATTATTTAAAGTTAGCCCCAAAAATGTTCACGGATATATTATTGGCGATAACGCAGAGGATGTAATTCCGGTATGGAGCAGAGCCTTCCTTGGCGGTAAACCAATCTTAAGTTATTTAGCCGAAGAACAAAAAAGAATCACGGCGGAGAATCTACAAAGTTTAACAAAAATGATTACGAAAATTCCTGATTTTCCTTTTGAAAATAAAGATGGCTGTACTTTCCACTACAGCACTGTAACCGTTCTTGCGGAATTAACTGAAGTGATATTGCGAGATGAGGCAAGAGTCTTAACAGTTGGTGTGGAAGTGAAAGAAGCATATGGCTTAGAAAGTCCTGTCTTCATTAGTGTTCCGGCCGTCATTGGCGCAGAAGGAGTAAGGGAGTTGCTTGAATTAAATCTCTCTGATGATGAACAAAAAGAATTAAAGCAAATCGCCACAAAAACTACCGAGAAATTGGAAATATTGCAACTTAACAAAGGAGGGATTAGTTAA
- a CDS encoding YlaN family protein, translating into MANKKIDHREEAVELLKQDAKRILQLIKVQMDNLTLPQCPAYEEVLDTQMYGLSREINFATRLGLIEPEEGKKLMSTLEKELSALHELSMSKK; encoded by the coding sequence ATGGCAAATAAAAAGATAGATCACAGAGAAGAGGCAGTGGAGCTTTTAAAACAAGATGCAAAACGAATCTTACAGTTGATTAAAGTCCAAATGGATAATCTAACATTACCGCAATGTCCAGCATATGAGGAAGTTCTTGATACACAAATGTATGGTTTATCACGTGAAATTAACTTTGCAACCCGCCTAGGACTAATCGAACCAGAAGAAGGCAAGAAACTAATGTCTACACTGGAAAAAGAATTATCCGCTTTACATGAACTATCAATGAGCAAAAAATAA